One region of SAR324 cluster bacterium genomic DNA includes:
- a CDS encoding SpoIIE family protein phosphatase has protein sequence MTTGSILLYSKSSGFREFLSSSLKSSSHELLEAKSPRDLLEITACEANLALLLLQGSDGDDDLLSVIAELRKLNRTQHFFIFLLLREGTPADSIFQKYQAGANEVLVQPVPWDVLLSKIETACYQYEFQQNLTKRTMFLAQKLNEQDETLSAVVEEKIRLEAQMMINTLQIENLNNVLMDNVHKCKNLEEDLQWHQIRYKSIFDNAIEGIFQTSPGGKYLNVNQSLVTMYGYEDKHELMASLNDISMQLYVEPQRRTQFVQAMEKNNVLTDFESRIYRKDGSIIWIKENARVIHDLQGQVLYYEGTVEDITARKLEEQRFAEELEQARQTQKSIFPATLPEIPEVNVACRFVPFSKIGGDYYNILDLGSGKYGFVIADVTGHGISAALIAFMVSTVFRNAVEAGNTRHVLKTMNDFLVNKLEEGKFVTVVYAIYDAVHHTFTYSNGGHYPVIRIQGSTGSIQQLTQFGLPIGIFREAHYMEETIELTAGDKILFYTDAIVEVQDPQNNMPGMNGILTQLELHHHLPMEKLIQELYEYGLQYSAQRGYQDDLTLMGFELLGTITENQ, from the coding sequence ATGACTACAGGTTCCATTCTTTTATATTCCAAATCATCAGGTTTTCGCGAATTCCTGAGCTCTTCGCTCAAAAGCAGTTCTCATGAATTGCTTGAAGCAAAGTCTCCACGCGATCTCCTTGAGATTACCGCCTGTGAAGCAAACCTGGCTTTGTTGCTGTTGCAGGGAAGTGATGGTGATGACGATCTGCTTTCAGTGATTGCGGAATTACGTAAACTCAACAGAACTCAACATTTCTTCATTTTCCTGTTGCTTCGGGAAGGGACACCGGCAGACAGTATTTTTCAAAAATATCAGGCCGGAGCCAATGAGGTTCTGGTACAACCTGTTCCCTGGGATGTGTTGCTCAGCAAAATCGAAACCGCCTGTTATCAGTATGAGTTTCAGCAGAATCTCACAAAGCGGACTATGTTTCTGGCGCAGAAACTCAATGAGCAGGATGAGACCTTGTCTGCCGTGGTGGAAGAAAAAATCAGGCTTGAAGCTCAAATGATGATCAACACCTTGCAGATTGAAAATCTGAACAATGTGCTCATGGACAACGTGCATAAATGTAAAAATCTGGAAGAGGATCTGCAATGGCACCAGATTCGGTATAAAAGCATTTTTGATAATGCGATCGAAGGCATTTTCCAGACCAGTCCCGGAGGCAAATATCTGAATGTCAATCAGTCCCTGGTCACCATGTATGGGTATGAGGACAAGCATGAATTGATGGCCTCTCTCAATGATATTTCAATGCAACTGTATGTTGAGCCACAGCGTCGTACTCAGTTTGTCCAGGCAATGGAAAAAAATAATGTACTGACAGATTTTGAATCCCGGATTTATCGTAAGGACGGTTCCATCATTTGGATCAAGGAAAACGCCCGCGTGATCCATGATTTGCAGGGGCAGGTTTTGTATTATGAGGGCACTGTGGAGGATATCACCGCCCGTAAGCTTGAAGAACAACGTTTTGCAGAGGAACTGGAGCAAGCCCGGCAAACTCAAAAAAGTATTTTTCCAGCCACACTCCCTGAAATTCCAGAGGTCAATGTTGCCTGTCGATTTGTACCCTTTTCCAAGATTGGCGGTGATTATTACAATATCCTCGATCTGGGATCAGGAAAATATGGATTCGTCATCGCGGATGTGACCGGACATGGCATCTCTGCCGCATTGATCGCCTTTATGGTTTCAACAGTGTTTCGCAATGCTGTTGAGGCAGGCAACACCCGCCATGTTCTGAAAACGATGAATGATTTTCTCGTGAATAAACTGGAGGAAGGAAAATTTGTAACCGTTGTGTACGCCATTTACGATGCCGTTCATCACACCTTCACTTACAGCAATGGGGGACATTATCCTGTGATTCGAATTCAGGGATCAACTGGCTCCATTCAGCAGTTAACCCAGTTTGGACTGCCTATTGGAATTTTTCGTGAAGCGCATTATATGGAGGAAACGATTGAACTGACGGCAGGTGATAAAATATTGTTCTACACGGATGCCATTGTGGAAGTGCAGGATCCTCAAAACAATATGCCCGGAATGAATGGAATACTGACGCAACTGGAATTGCATCATCACCTTCCGATGGAGAAATTGATCCAGGAGTTGTATGAGTATGGACTGCAATATTCAGCACAACGGGGATACCAGGATGATCTCACACTGATGGGGTTTGAGTTGTTAGGCACAATCACAGAAAACCAGTGA
- a CDS encoding response regulator, whose product MKLMIVDDEPSIQELFAVVLGDEHKLVFADDGEKAWEIFLESPFSFDGIITDVNMPNMDGCQLVECIRKHRYDIPVVAMSSGTTLIQQTFLSGWDVLKLLPKPFHYGDLEIALSLIAEKSSRDLWRTWGVIEGEYEYEQS is encoded by the coding sequence ATGAAATTGATGATTGTTGATGATGAGCCATCAATACAGGAGTTGTTTGCGGTTGTTCTGGGAGACGAACACAAACTGGTTTTTGCGGATGATGGCGAAAAGGCCTGGGAAATTTTTTTGGAGTCACCCTTCAGTTTTGACGGGATTATCACCGATGTGAATATGCCCAATATGGATGGATGCCAACTGGTCGAATGCATCAGGAAACATCGCTATGACATTCCAGTCGTGGCCATGAGTTCTGGCACAACACTGATCCAGCAGACCTTTCTTTCAGGCTGGGATGTTTTGAAGTTGTTGCCCAAACCGTTTCATTATGGAGATCTGGAGATTGCCCTGTCGCTGATTGCGGAAAAATCCAGCAGAGATTTGTGGAGAACCTGGGGCGTGATCGAAGGGGAATATGAGTATGAACAATCCTGA
- a CDS encoding STAS domain-containing protein: MRFSYYIQKNVAIVQLADLNSHTPIIYKKKWSELIQHPEINSMILNMEQIPEISSSDLMVLAQLCNQCDHAEKALYFYHLNPAFNWLISLLDMDKSVPTLSSLDHAC, from the coding sequence ATGCGGTTCTCTTACTATATCCAAAAAAATGTTGCCATTGTTCAATTGGCTGACCTCAATTCACACACTCCTATCATTTATAAAAAAAAATGGTCTGAGTTGATCCAACATCCTGAAATCAATTCCATGATCTTGAATATGGAACAAATTCCTGAGATCTCATCCTCGGATTTAATGGTGTTGGCGCAATTATGCAATCAGTGTGATCATGCTGAAAAAGCACTCTATTTTTATCACTTGAATCCAGCCTTCAATTGGCTGATATCCTTGCTCGATATGGATAAGAGTGTTCCCACTTTGTCTTCACTCGATCATGCCTGTTAG
- a CDS encoding zinc carboxypeptidase: MKARYFQSLQIPELIELEDLIRNNSDYLEADIVTRIRISEQIILPVYCLRLGSTAEDCPKIGFFGGFHGLERIGIQILLVLISSLLERMRWDVSLNDRLSRIQLIFMPLVNPGGLWNHTRSNPNGIDLMRNSPVIAHDNVPWLAGGHQVSRRLPWFRGESSMMEPEAQAVCDVVEKYLFAAPFSFSLDCHSGFGFRDRVWFPYAKTKEPFYHLPEMLALKQLFNRSYPYHKNYLMEPQSRSYTTHGDIWDHLYDQSLKQGNRTFLPLTLEMGSWAWIRSNPLQLFRLSGLFNPLLNHRKNATLRQHLILMEFLINAACSWTYWMPHSDAREALERDALKLWYYR, from the coding sequence ATGAAAGCTAGATATTTTCAGTCCCTTCAAATTCCTGAATTGATTGAACTGGAAGACCTCATCCGCAATAACAGTGATTATCTGGAGGCGGATATTGTCACCAGAATCCGTATCTCCGAACAGATCATATTGCCTGTTTATTGTCTCCGGCTGGGATCAACCGCGGAGGATTGCCCGAAGATTGGATTTTTCGGGGGATTTCATGGCTTGGAACGCATCGGAATCCAGATTTTGCTGGTACTGATCAGCAGTCTGTTGGAACGAATGCGCTGGGATGTTTCGTTGAATGACCGGTTATCCCGCATACAACTGATTTTTATGCCGCTGGTCAATCCGGGAGGCCTATGGAATCACACTCGCAGCAATCCCAATGGCATTGATCTGATGCGGAATTCACCCGTCATCGCCCATGATAATGTGCCCTGGCTGGCTGGAGGACACCAGGTCAGTCGAAGGTTGCCCTGGTTTCGGGGAGAATCGTCCATGATGGAACCTGAAGCGCAGGCGGTTTGTGATGTGGTTGAAAAATATCTGTTTGCGGCGCCATTCAGTTTTTCCCTCGATTGCCATTCCGGTTTCGGTTTCCGGGATCGGGTATGGTTTCCCTATGCAAAAACCAAAGAACCATTTTATCATCTTCCCGAAATGCTGGCACTCAAGCAATTGTTCAACCGATCCTATCCCTACCATAAAAACTACCTGATGGAACCCCAATCCCGAAGTTACACCACGCATGGAGATATATGGGATCACCTGTATGACCAATCCCTCAAACAAGGAAACAGAACTTTTTTACCCCTCACCCTGGAAATGGGATCATGGGCCTGGATACGCAGCAATCCGTTGCAGTTATTCCGGTTGTCCGGACTGTTCAATCCCCTGCTAAACCACAGAAAAAACGCTACCTTGCGTCAACACCTCATTCTGATGGAATTCCTGATCAACGCTGCTTGTTCCTGGACCTACTGGATGCCGCACAGTGATGCCCGAGAAGCACTGGAGCGTGACGCTCTCAAATTGTGGTATTATCGTTAA
- a CDS encoding glycosyltransferase family 2 protein: MKLAVIIPCYRVKAHILQVLQSIPENVDHIFVVDDACPEQSGKLAETYNDPRVEVIFHSQNQGVGGAMITGYRRMLETECDVAVKMDGDGQMDARFIPQLIDPIVKGQADYTKGNRFFHFRELRQMPRIRLFGNSALSFVLKLVSGYWNMMDPTNGFTAIHRETIRQLELDKLDQRYFFESDMLVQLNITNAVVQDVPMPAKYEDEKSSMQISRILLQFPAKLLRRFCKRIFLKYFIYDFNMASVYLLLGIPLFVWGTGFGLMEWMSSHLENTPRSAGTIMLSALPLIVSSQMLLQAIQIDINNVPKKKP, encoded by the coding sequence ATGAAACTGGCTGTCATTATTCCCTGTTACCGGGTGAAAGCGCATATTCTGCAAGTTCTTCAATCTATTCCAGAGAATGTGGATCATATTTTTGTGGTGGATGACGCCTGCCCTGAACAATCGGGAAAACTGGCTGAAACCTACAATGATCCACGGGTAGAGGTCATTTTTCACTCGCAGAACCAGGGAGTGGGAGGTGCCATGATTACCGGCTATCGTCGCATGCTGGAAACAGAGTGTGACGTCGCGGTTAAAATGGATGGGGACGGTCAAATGGATGCCCGGTTTATTCCGCAACTCATTGACCCGATTGTGAAAGGACAGGCGGATTACACCAAAGGCAACCGGTTTTTCCATTTCCGGGAACTGCGGCAAATGCCCAGAATCAGGTTGTTTGGCAACAGTGCCCTGTCGTTTGTGCTCAAACTGGTTTCGGGCTACTGGAACATGATGGACCCCACCAACGGCTTCACCGCAATCCATAGGGAAACAATCCGTCAATTGGAACTGGACAAATTGGATCAGCGCTATTTTTTTGAATCAGACATGCTGGTTCAGTTGAACATCACCAATGCGGTGGTGCAGGATGTTCCCATGCCGGCCAAGTATGAGGATGAGAAAAGTTCCATGCAGATTTCCCGTATCCTTCTGCAATTTCCCGCCAAACTGCTCAGACGGTTTTGCAAGAGAATCTTTTTGAAATACTTTATTTATGATTTCAATATGGCCTCGGTCTATCTGCTGCTCGGAATACCATTGTTTGTATGGGGTACCGGATTTGGACTGATGGAATGGATGAGTTCCCATCTGGAAAACACACCCCGTTCTGCAGGAACTATCATGCTGTCGGCACTGCCGTTGATTGTTTCCTCGCAAATGTTGTTGCAGGCCATTCAGATTGACATCAATAACGTTCCCAAAAAGAAACCCTGA
- a CDS encoding SpoIIE family protein phosphatase → MTVVSTHYLQNKVFMKPTWNGSSEQTEVSKFYLHDLIAHSHWTEASCILGDVYQHFSEDYNVEFIAVIDEGKLIGMCSRSGIAMLLGSLYGRSLFSKRQVRDYMVTPHLAVRTSDPLPEVLRWASSRIEERFYDDVILVDPMGNYLGMIHMKTLVQLQNHFFIKNIAQLEQQRSEIDQKNKQMEENLRLANQLQQAIMPQSYPCFPPDVQAENSLLKFSHFYQSADLLGGDFFHVSQLSDHEAGVFICDVMGHGVSAALVTSMIRALIERYRTVKHEPSDLLTDINERLLAMLGSKQQMFATAAYMIVDVESHQLRAACAGHHPPVMMNRHTCKVETLRFGQVAGPPVGIVKDAAYENLSFPVFEGDVLIAFTDGLIEVFNHEEQQFGKNRLINLLEKHGTLPIPQLFKTLMEQISFFSSGVFDDDVCLVGVEICG, encoded by the coding sequence ATGACTGTTGTTTCCACGCACTATCTCCAGAACAAGGTTTTTATGAAACCCACCTGGAACGGTTCTTCCGAACAAACGGAAGTCTCCAAATTTTATCTGCATGATTTGATCGCGCACAGTCACTGGACAGAAGCCTCGTGCATCCTGGGTGATGTGTATCAGCATTTTTCAGAAGACTACAATGTAGAGTTTATCGCGGTTATTGATGAGGGAAAACTGATAGGTATGTGCTCCCGGAGCGGCATTGCCATGTTATTAGGCTCCCTGTATGGACGATCACTGTTTTCCAAACGTCAGGTCAGGGATTATATGGTCACGCCCCATCTTGCGGTACGAACTTCTGATCCTCTGCCTGAAGTGTTGAGATGGGCTTCCAGCCGTATTGAAGAACGCTTTTATGACGACGTGATCCTGGTCGATCCCATGGGAAATTATCTGGGTATGATTCATATGAAAACACTGGTGCAATTACAAAATCATTTTTTTATAAAAAATATTGCGCAACTGGAACAACAACGATCTGAAATTGATCAAAAGAACAAGCAGATGGAAGAAAATCTCCGTCTGGCCAATCAACTGCAACAGGCCATTATGCCACAGAGTTATCCCTGTTTTCCTCCTGATGTTCAGGCAGAAAACAGTCTGCTCAAATTCAGTCATTTTTATCAGAGCGCGGATTTGCTGGGTGGTGATTTTTTTCACGTTTCCCAGTTATCAGATCACGAGGCTGGTGTCTTCATTTGTGATGTCATGGGGCATGGTGTGAGCGCCGCGCTGGTGACTTCCATGATCCGTGCGCTGATTGAGCGTTACAGGACAGTAAAACATGAACCCTCTGATTTGTTGACAGATATCAATGAACGTTTGCTGGCCATGTTGGGCAGTAAACAGCAGATGTTTGCCACTGCGGCGTATATGATTGTGGATGTGGAATCGCATCAGCTCAGGGCCGCCTGTGCCGGGCATCATCCGCCTGTCATGATGAATCGTCACACTTGTAAGGTAGAAACCTTGCGTTTTGGCCAAGTAGCCGGTCCACCCGTGGGGATTGTCAAAGACGCGGCGTATGAAAACCTGAGTTTTCCTGTGTTTGAAGGGGATGTGCTGATTGCGTTTACCGATGGTCTGATTGAAGTCTTCAATCATGAAGAACAGCAATTTGGAAAGAATCGTCTGATCAATTTACTGGAAAAACATGGAACCTTGCCTATTCCACAATTGTTCAAAACATTGATGGAGCAGATCAGTTTTTTTTCATCAGGTGTGTTCGATGATGATGTGTGTCTGGTCGGGGTTGAAATTTGTGGATGA